In Pseudomonas fluorescens, the following are encoded in one genomic region:
- a CDS encoding autotransporter outer membrane beta-barrel domain-containing protein, with protein MRNNSVLNVNGATTQSIEIQRGSTLNINGGTINGNAGGDGITINGSRGSINQATVTADGFALLVNREPGSTQGSVVTAANSQFSGAISGAAVSGFSTLDLINSKATGTDPGSFGLFVAGGVVRASANTQISGDAAGVRFETDSPVGTASLLLDGSSVVGRSGPALEVDGGVDATIEVLNGSTLAGSNGNLLEVLGASTAAMRVAGSALQGNVQVTDNSSANLTFDRGQMTGDVVVENGSTANVTLQNGSQFTGRLDNVTGVTLSQSNWTMTGNDTVGSLTMDGGRVDFGDAAGAFRQLNIGALEGNGTFAMKGDFATGTADFLNVTGAANGQFGLEVEASGTDAVATQQLALVRTASGNTQFSLIGGRVDLGTWSYDLASATDGSGGTEWFLDPATKTVSPGAQTALALFRTASTISYGELKSLESRMGDLQSNGNLYGVWVRPYGNKYNVGEGAGVAYQQRQQGISLGADTRLGDGPWRVGVLAGYSQSDIDLKGGSKATVDSYYAGPYIGWQDMDSGIYFNGALKLNHFRNDSKIRLSDGSRAKGDYSNSAASALVEVGRNIRLADDWLVKPSAQLSAAVIEGASYDLDNGMDADGDRTRSLRAKLGVAAGRDFKMGGGTVVQPYGRVAMVHEFANNDNVHVNGNELNSDLSGSGFEVGGGVSVALASNVRVSADLDYGKGENYEQPWSATLGVSYGF; from the coding sequence GTGCGTAATAACAGTGTCCTCAATGTGAACGGTGCCACGACGCAAAGCATCGAGATTCAACGTGGCTCGACGCTCAATATCAACGGCGGCACCATCAACGGCAATGCCGGTGGCGACGGAATCACCATCAACGGTAGCCGGGGGAGCATCAATCAGGCGACGGTGACCGCTGACGGCTTCGCACTGTTGGTCAACCGGGAACCCGGATCGACGCAGGGATCGGTGGTGACTGCGGCAAACAGTCAGTTCAGTGGCGCCATATCCGGTGCCGCTGTGTCGGGTTTCAGTACCCTAGACCTGATCAACAGCAAGGCCACGGGGACGGACCCAGGCAGCTTCGGCCTGTTCGTAGCGGGGGGCGTCGTTCGCGCATCCGCCAATACGCAAATCAGCGGTGATGCCGCCGGTGTCCGGTTTGAAACGGACTCACCCGTAGGCACTGCATCGTTGCTGCTGGACGGCTCAAGCGTAGTGGGCCGCAGCGGGCCGGCGTTGGAGGTGGACGGTGGTGTCGACGCCACGATCGAGGTGTTGAACGGCTCCACCTTGGCAGGCAGTAACGGCAATCTGCTGGAAGTGCTGGGCGCATCCACGGCCGCCATGAGAGTGGCCGGCAGCGCCTTGCAAGGCAACGTGCAAGTCACTGACAACAGCAGCGCCAACCTGACGTTCGATCGAGGTCAGATGACCGGCGACGTAGTGGTCGAAAATGGCTCGACCGCCAATGTCACCCTGCAAAACGGCTCGCAGTTCACCGGTCGCCTGGATAACGTCACTGGCGTCACGCTCAGTCAGTCGAACTGGACCATGACCGGTAATGACACAGTTGGCAGCCTGACCATGGACGGCGGCCGGGTGGATTTCGGTGATGCCGCGGGTGCATTCCGTCAACTGAACATCGGAGCCCTTGAGGGCAATGGCACGTTTGCCATGAAGGGCGATTTTGCTACCGGAACCGCTGATTTTCTCAATGTGACCGGCGCAGCCAATGGTCAATTCGGGCTGGAAGTCGAGGCTTCGGGCACGGATGCAGTGGCCACGCAACAACTGGCACTGGTGCGCACGGCCAGCGGCAATACGCAGTTTTCGCTGATCGGCGGTCGGGTGGATCTGGGCACCTGGTCCTACGATCTGGCCAGCGCCACCGATGGCAGCGGCGGTACAGAGTGGTTCCTCGACCCCGCCACCAAAACGGTCAGCCCCGGCGCCCAGACGGCTCTGGCGTTGTTCCGCACCGCGTCGACCATTTCCTATGGCGAGCTGAAATCACTCGAAAGCCGCATGGGTGACTTGCAATCGAATGGCAATTTGTACGGCGTCTGGGTACGTCCCTACGGTAACAAGTACAACGTCGGCGAGGGGGCGGGCGTGGCCTACCAACAGCGGCAACAGGGCATTTCCCTGGGGGCCGATACTCGTCTGGGTGATGGTCCCTGGCGTGTCGGGGTGCTGGCCGGTTACAGCCAGTCGGACATTGATCTCAAAGGCGGAAGCAAGGCAACGGTCGATAGCTATTACGCCGGTCCGTACATTGGCTGGCAGGATATGGATAGCGGTATCTATTTTAATGGTGCCTTGAAACTCAACCATTTCCGCAACGATTCAAAAATCCGTTTGAGCGACGGATCCCGCGCCAAAGGCGACTACAGCAACTCGGCTGCCAGCGCACTGGTGGAAGTCGGCCGCAACATTCGGCTGGCGGATGACTGGCTGGTCAAGCCTTCCGCCCAATTGTCGGCGGCTGTCATCGAGGGCGCGAGCTATGACCTCGACAATGGCATGGACGCCGACGGCGACCGGACGCGTTCGTTGCGTGCCAAGCTGGGTGTCGCTGCCGGTCGTGACTTCAAGATGGGCGGCGGCACCGTCGTGCAACCATACGGGCGGGTCGCAATGGTTCATGAGTTTGCCAACAATGACAACGTGCATGTCAACGGCAACGAGCTCAACAGCGATTTGTCGGGCAGTGGGTTTGAGGTGGGTGGCGGAGTGTCCGTTGCCTTGGCATCCAATGTACGGGTGAGTGCGGACCTCGACTACGGCAAAGGGGAAAATTACGAACAGCCATGGTCGGCGACGCTGGGGGTGAGTTACGGGTTTTAA